The genomic region CAAAATTTCATGAAGTGAGCACTGAATTGCAAGGAATGTAGATCTGAATGATTAACTATACAGCAGCCTCCTAAAGTTCGTTTGGAAGTGGCAGCATTGCAGTCTACTGCAAGCTATTCGGGGGGGACAAAGGAGGGGGGAAATCTCACCATCACGGCCACCCAATTTCTCGACGAGGGCGGCGCAGGAGCGGACCAGCTCGCGGCAGTCCCGGGGCGAGACGGAGCTCCCGACGCAGAGCATCTCGGCGCGGTCGTCGGTCCGGGCCACTCGGCACGTGGCCGGGCCGGAGAGCGCGGAGACGGCGGTGCGGACGAGGCAGTCCAGGCGAGCCCTATCCACCTGCAATGCAAATGCTCGCGGGGAGGGTCAGGGACTGCAGCGGTCGAAAACGGAGCGAGGTTAGAGGGGGATTGTTTACCTCCTGTGGGTCGAAGCACATGAGGGAGAGCGCGGCGTCGAGGACCCTGGTTCCGgaggaggcaggggcggcggcgcgggggttgAGGGCCGCCGCGAGGGAGGATACGTTGGCGGAGAGCGCGTCGCCGGCCGCGGAGGAGGGGCCCGCGCCGCCGGGAGGGCGGGAGAGGTGGGAGGCCACCTCGGCGAGCAGGTGCGTGAGGTCGTCTAGGGGAGGAGGCGCCATTTTTGGGGGTTTGCCgccgcgacggcgacggcgatggcgtccAAAGGTAGAGGGAAAATCCGAAGCCGAGGAAGGGAGAAGGGACAAGTGGGCTTTTGTGCTTCGGTTCAGCTGGAAATGGGCTTGGATTCGAAAATCTGTATGTCCTCGTCTTAAACTTGTGCCTTTGCAAGTTGTGGTAATAGTGTAGCAAGACATGAATTTTGTATTAAGACATAAACTCAGTTTTGCTGATCTGGGTGTATTATAGCTTAGTATAGAAAAAATATACAATCATGCCAACTAAATAATTAATTAAGATGGAGTTTTAGAAGTTTCACATTTGATAACTACTTTAGTAAGTTTGCTTGCATGCTTCTCATGATATTTGCAGGAGAACAAACCCACAAGTTCAAACCAAGATTTGCATGCAAGTTCAAGTCTCTTTGTTGGATTAAAAGATTTGTTTCTGAGGCCGCACTTGCAAAGTACATCGAATTGGTTGCTAAACTTGGTGGTCATGTTCAAATAGGGTGCATTTGTCATCCCTTCTAAATATTATGTAAATTGTAGTAACAGTAATAAAAATGAAGTTAGAATATTCTTGTCATATAATAATATGCTTACAAAAATAACTTACTTTTAAAACAAGTTAATGTAACTTTTAAAAATATTCACATGTTACTTAAAAAGTCATGCAATAAAAATAATAttgatgtatttaaaaaatgtatatagaAATTTAAAAAGTGTTCATTTGAGGATCCATAGCCTTGGGGTACAGTAGGCTATTAATTATTTTTTTCACACATTTTTTTCCCATTTAAGTTTATTCAAAAACCAAATTGACAGGTTGATCCAAGAACCAAGTGAGGCTAATTTTGTGGGATCTTCGAAATTAATCAAGATTTTTTGGGGTGGAGAGCTAGTAACACAAGGGGGTGGAAACACATGTCAAATCCATGCCAACCATGATCTTCGATACCATCTAATGCAAGGTTCCCGATCTTTACGATTCAACTAGTGGTATGAGGATGAACACGAGGGAAGCAAGTGTTAAACGAAGGGAAAAACTCAAATAAAGCATGATAAAGGGCCTGTTTGGGACTGCTCCGCCTCACCAAAATCAGTTTCACTCCACTAAATTCACTTTGGAGCAGTTTCATTCAGAAGTTGTAGCACTAGCAAAGGGAATGTTTGGCTTCCATCTAGCTCCAACTTCAAGAATGGGAAATTTGGTGGACAGGATCTATTTGATTGGTTGAGGGGGGAGAAACGAAGGGGTATCCACTTACTAGTGGCAGTGGTGGATAATTTCCACCCAACTCCAGCTTCTAGAGTTTTTTGGAGCACCCCCTGAAGAGCTTCATAAAAAACTGGAAGGTGTACCTGAGATTCTATTTTTTTTTTGCGGAGCGGCATATCGTGGAGCTACCCCGTTTGGCTTGTGTTTTCTGGAGCGAGCTGAATTTTAAGGAGCAGAGCAGTCCCAAACAAGCTCAAAGATAACTAGAAGAGCTTGAATGGCTCAAGTCCAATAAAACACACCCCAATATATATGTAGCCTTGAATCTTGGAAACCAAACCCACTCAACTCTTAATGAAACTAAAATCTCTTATGGTCGGTCCACCGATCCAATAGAACCCAATGAAGAGAAGATTGACAAGAAGAGGTCATGATGTCACTCTAACTAGATCCACTAGGGGATAGGTCTTGGGCACCCCACAAGGGGAGTATCTCAACTCTacataaggagtggaaagagcaatGCTCAATTATCTTGATTAAATTCTAGTTTAACCCTAGATTTGAGGAGGGAAGAGGTATATACAGTCTAAGGTGGAAAAGGGCATAAGGAGTAAGCTACAAGGGCTTTGCCCATATTCACATATAGGTGGACCctaatacgtctctgtcgtatctataatttttgattgttccatgccaatattattgaactttcatatacttttggcaactttttatactattttttgggactaacatattgatccagtgcccagtgttagtttctatttgttgcatgttttatgtttcgcagaaacccaatagcaaacagagtccaaacgggataaaaacggacggagaattattttggaatatttgtgatttttgggaggaagaatcaacgcgagacggtgctcgaggtggccacgagggtggcccatgccaccactccaggtgggcgcgccccccaccctcgtggggccctcgtaaggcgttgatgctctactttggcctcaagaaagctaatttttggaaaaatatctgagcgaaggtttcaatccaatcggagttacggatctccagatataaaagaaacggtgccagggcagaatccaagaatgtggaaacagagagagacagagagatagatccaatatcggaggggctctcgcccctcccacgccatgggagccaaggaccagaggggaaaacccttctcccatctagggaggaggtcaaggaagaagaagaagaaggggggctctctctcccttgcttccggtggcgtcggagcactgccgggggccatcatcatcaccgcgatctacaccaacacctccatcatcttcaccaacatctccatcaccttccccattctatattcagcggtccactctcccgcaacccgttgtaacctctacttgaacatggtgctttatgctccatattattatccaatgatgtgttgccatcctatgatgtctgagtagatttttgttgttctaccggtgattgatgaatttctatgattggtttaatttgcttgtggttatgttgttgtcctattgtgccctccgtgtcgtgcaagcgtgagggattcccgctatagggtgttgcaatacgttcatgattcgcttatagtgggttgcttgagtgacaggagcataaacccgagtaagggggttgtggcgtatgggataaaggggacttgatgctttaatgctatggttgggttttaccttaatgatctttagtagttgcagatgcttgctagagttccaatcataagtgcatatgatccaagaagagaaagtatgttagcttatgcctctcccacataaaacttgctataggTCTAGTAAAGTGGTCAATTttttagggacaatttcacaacttctaccaccaattttccacactcgctatatttactttattgcttctttatctaaacagcccttagtttatatttacatgctctttattatcttgcaaacttatccaacaacacctacaaagtacttctagtttcatatttgttctaggtaaagcgaacactaagcgtgcgtagagtcgtatcagtggcagataggacttgagagaatacttgttctacttttagctcctcgttgggttcgacactcttacttatcgaaagaggctacaattatcccctacacttgtgggttatcaatacctttttctggcgcgttaccggggagtcatagcgtggggtgaatattctcgtgtgtgcttgtttgctttatcactaagtaatttttatttgttgttctaagttgttctgtatctttagttatggatatggaacacgaaatacaaaaaaaaattagaTGTAGTTGCTACTCCtagagatggggaacctcctaaaaccctcgatgctcattatgtgaaaggtattatgcactactttgataatcctgagaaaaccccataattatgttatgggagacacgttggatcaacgtgaatactttagggattatcgcttgacacaaaaagggaaactattatgagatcaaatttatatgttgcgttggtatgctcgggatctatgcttgagacatgattatatatacttgttgctctaggatgaaggtcccacaccttcccttttcatgcaaattcaatgatgataaaaccttggcttcttatgctaatggtatatatgattactatgatgtggaacaaatagaagaattcgttgcttttatgggtgcttatgagattgaatctatgtttaaagagtttgaagattttgatgattcagtttatagacctaatttttttgctatacatagatattgctatgagaattatgaatataatccaaaatattgatgcatttattgaggaagtctccgctgtccaagaagagactaatattttgcaggagtctatggaagaagaaattgatgaaactgtgagctcattggatgaaaaagatgatgagaagagcgaagaacaaaaggaggaagagcggattagctacccgtgcccaccttctagtgagagtaactcttcaactcatacattgtttaatttcccttcgtgcttaccgaaggatgattgctatatgATTTTTATGATCACGTTGATTCTCTTgagatatccctttttgatgatgcttgctatgcttgtggccaagatgccaatatggattatgcttatgaagatgaacttgctataattccttatgttaaacatgaaattgttgctattgcacccatgcatgatagtcctattatctttttgaattctccctaccacactatatcggagaagtttgtgcttattaaggattatattgatgggttgtgttttaccactacacatgatgattttgatagatataatatgcatgtgcttgctgctcctacttgcaattattatgagagaggaactatatctccgcctctttatgtctccaatatgataaaattgcaacaaACTGCTTATAATATGCATTgtcctttactatgtgtgcatgaatagttcttttatgacatgccgatgcataggtagagaattagacttcattgttgcatgatatatgttgctttgtgctcactactaaatgccaaatcattgttaattaaaattggctttgatataccttgggatgcgagtggatccattacttgagcactatatgcttagcttaatggctttaaagaaagcgctgccagggagacaacccggaagttttagagagtcatttattttctgttgagtgcttttataaagtttaaaaacgaaaaaaataaagaggggaacccaaaacttttcaaaaaggaaagtgaaagtgagagagacaagcattgttgaagtgggagagctccttgaactttgttcatgctcacggaaactttgtgaatcttaattacagaatttttttatcaaaaataattatcctcttgtacaattccattgtattataaaaataatgtgctaatgtttgcctttaggatgtttacaatgcttgctggtttgtacggtgtaggacagaaactttggctatagtgcgcgattttacgttgtttactggaacgtcaaatagttctgattccttttgaactgtctttatatacaaattgtttatttttcctaattttggtagaaattttggggtaccataagtacggtgaatgttcagatttctacagactgttctgttgttgacagattctgtttttgatgcgtagtttgcttgttttgatgaatctatcaatttatatcagtggattaagccatggaaaagttatattacagtagacacaatgcaaaaacaaaatatgaattggcttggaatagtacttaaagtagtgatttgctttattatactaacggatcttaccgagttttctgttgaagttttgtgtggatgaagtgtttgatcgaggaggtctcgatatgaggaaaaggaagagaggcaagagctaaagcttggggatgcccaaggaaccccaagtaaatattcaaggagactcaagcgtctaagcttggggatgctctagaaggcatcccctctctcttcaacaagtatcggtatgttttcgtattcgtttcgttcatgcgatacatgcaagtcttggagcgtcttttgcatttagttttcactttttttatgcaccatgctggtatgagatagtccttggttgatttatagaatgctcattacaTTTacacctcacttatatcttttgagtatggctttatagaatgcttcatgtgcttcacttatatcttttgaagttcggattgcctgtttctctttacatagaaaaccgccatttgtagaatgctctttagcttcacttaaattttttagagcgcgggcatatcttttatagaaagaactaaactctcttgcttcacttatatctatttagagagatgacaggaattggtcattcacatggttagtcataaaatcctacataaaacttgtagatcactgaatatgatatgtttgatttcttgcaatagttttgcgatataaaggtggtgatattagagtcgtgctagttgagtaattgtgaaattgagaaatacctgtgttgaggtttgcaagtcctgtagcatgcacgtatgatagccattgtgtgacaaatttgaagcatggggtgtttctttgattgtcttccttatgagtggtagtcggggacgagcgatggtcttttcctaccaatctatccctctaggggcatgcgtagtactactttgcttcgagggcaagtagacttttgcaataagtatgtgagttctttatgactaatgtgagtccatagatatacgcacactcacccttccactttgctagcctttattatgccgcgcaaccttcgccggtatcatgcacccattatttacctttctCAAaatggccaccatacctacctattatggcatttccatagccattctgagatatactgtcatgcaactttccaccgttccgtttattatgacacgctccatcattgtcatattgctctttgcatgatcacgtagttgacatcgtatttgtggcaaggccaccttcataatttttcatacatgtcactcttgattcattgcatatcccggtagaccgccgaaggcattcatatagagtcatatcattgtttcagtatcgagttgtaatattgagttgtaagtaaataaaagtgttatgatcatcattattagagcattgccccagtgaggaaaggatgatggagactatgatccccccacaagtcgggataagactccggactttatgaaaaataaaagaggccaaagaagcccaaacaaaaaaaagaggccaaagaagcccaccaaaaaaatgagagaaaaagagagaaggggcaatgttactatccttttaccacacttgtgcttcaaatagcaccatgttcttcatatagagagtctcttgagttatcactttcatatactagtgggaattttcattatagaacttggcttgtatattccaatgatgggcttcctcaaatgcccgaggtcttcatgagcaagcaacttggatgcacacccacttagtttccagtttgagctttcatatatttatagctctagtgcatccgttgcatggcaatccctacttactcacattgatatctattaatgggcatctccatagcccgttgatacacctagttgatgtgagactatcttctccctttttgcctTCACAACCACCACCACATACCACCTatactgctatgtccatggcttgcactcatgtattgcgtaagagttgaaaaagctgaatcgcgttaaaaagtatgaaccaattgcttggctcgtcatcgaggttgtgcatgatgggagcattttgtgtgacgaaaacgaagcatggccaaactatataattttgtagggataagctttctttggctatgctatttgataagacataattgcttggttggtatgcttgaagtattattgcttatatgtcaaatgatagaccattgctttgaatcactcgtgtcttaatattcatgtcatgattagatatatgatcaagattatgctaggtagcattccacatcaaaaattatcttttttatcatttacctactcaaggacgagcaggaattaagcttgggcatgctgatacgtctctgtcgtatctataatttttgattgttccatgctaatattattcaactttcatatacttttggcaactttttatactattttttgggactaacatattgatcgagtgcccaatgccagttcctgtttgttgcatgttttatgtttcgcagaaacccaatatcaaacggagtccaaatgggataagaacagacggagaattattttggaatatttgtgatttttgggaggaagaatcaacgcgagacggtgcgcgaggtggccacgagggtggcccatGCCACCACtctaggtgggcgcgccccccaccctcatgggcccctcgtaaggcggttgatgctctactttggtcgcaagaaagctaatttttggaaaaatatctgggcgaaggtttcaatccaatcggagttacggatctccagatataaaagaaacggtgccagggcagaatccaagaacgcagaaacagagagagacagagagatatatccaatctcggaggggctctcacccctcccacgccatgggagccaaggaccagaggggaaacccttctcccatctaggaaggaggtcaaggaagaagaagaagaaggggggctctctcccccttgcttccggtggcgccggagcgctgccgggggccatcatcatcaccgcgatctacaccaacacctccatcatcttcaccaacatctccatcaccttcccccttttatattcagcggtccactctcccgcaacccactgtaccctctacttaaacatgttgctttatgcttcatattattatacaatgatgtgttgccatcctatgatgtctgagtagatttttgttgtcctaccggtgattgatgaattgctatgattggtttaatttgcttgtggttatgttgctgtcctattatgccctccgcgtcacgcaagcgtgagggattcccgctgtagggtgttgcaatacgttcatgattcgcttatagtgggttgcttgagtgacagaagcataaacccgagtaagggagttgtggcgtatgggataaagggggcttgatgctttaatgctatggttgggttttaccttaatgatctttagtagttgcggatgcttgctagagtttcaatcataagtgcatatgatccaagaagagaaagtatgttagcttatgcctctcccacataaaacttgctatcggtctagtaaagtggtcaattgcttagggacaatttcacaactcctaccaccaattttcaacactcgctatatttactttgttgcttctttatctaaacaacccctagtttatatttacatgctctttattatcttgcaaacctatccaacaacacctacaaaatacttctagtttcatatttgttctaggtaaagcgaacactaagcgtgcgtagagtcgtatcagtggcagataggagtTGAGAGAatacttgttctacctttagcttctcgttgggtttgacactcttacttatcgaaggaggctacaattatcccctacacttgtgggttatcaaaccctGAAAGGGGGTAAGTGGAAAAGTCCCTCAGGCGTGACTGCAGACAGTTCACGGTTTCTGGCTTGTCTGTGCGCATACTGGAGGTGGTGTAGACATGTCCATGTTTTTCCACGAGCATGATGGAGGTCGCGCGGATAGTCTATGCTTTGTTCGCGATGCCTGCAGTGACTCTTCCATCCTTTTTATTTGGGCTTATCTTCTCCTCCCCCAATTTCGGCCTCCGCCGTCACCTGTAGTTGTTCTTGTGGATACCtgagtatactatgtatccacttgAGTTAACAAGCCATTCATACATGGTGAAAAGTCACACATGTTCAGGAATAGAGTGCTTGGGCTCTCGTAATGGGGCCAATGGACGTCATTGAAGTAGTCGGTGGAGTAGTTAGACTTGAGGAGGTGACGTCCGAGGGCTACAGGGGTGTCACATCATGACCTTGACTTAGATCCATATGATTTTTTTGTAatcaacttctcaagatcttgatcCTTCATATCTTAACATATAAGCTAGAGCATGCTTCATTTGAGTTCCACATAAGAACTCCATCTTCTACACTTTCTCCTGTTTCAACCTTGAAACTAGCACATGGTCTTCAAGTATTGCATATGAGAAATCCTTTAAATA from Triticum aestivum cultivar Chinese Spring chromosome 4A, IWGSC CS RefSeq v2.1, whole genome shotgun sequence harbors:
- the LOC123088047 gene encoding uncharacterized protein isoform X2; this encodes MAPPPLDDLTHLLAEVASHLSRPPGGAGPSSAAGDALSANVSSLAAALNPRAAAPASSGTRVLDAALSLMCFDPQEVDRARLDCLVRTAVSALSGPATCRVARTDDRAEMLCVGSSVSPRDCRELVRSCAALVEKLGGRDVTGHSYDLLHAAVKTALLSPRYQCLFPSPYYREDGESSCEMGTISLDVTTHPSYQVLPSDGSIPPRALLWHYDPSILKHDLSEMLREAITRPLLCLRKELHDRVAWRVIVICLVCSPPAFLEMRSLFHIWFLAT